In Paeniglutamicibacter kerguelensis, one genomic interval encodes:
- the galE gene encoding UDP-glucose 4-epimerase GalE yields the protein MRILVTGGAGYIGSHTVLLLLEEGHEVYVYDNLSNSSPEALRRVAELTGKNAALHVGDLLDADRLEEVFESARPEAVIHFAGLKAVGESVAKPLTYYRNNVTGTLNLLEIMDAHNVRTFVFSSSATVYGETQELPITETTALSATNPYGRTKLHIEFMLDDLAASDPRWSIAKLRYFNPVGSHESGRIGEDPQGTPNNLMPFIAQVAVGVREKISVFGSDYPTPDGTGVRDYIHVVDLGAGHLAALEYLQDHGGLHAWNLGTGHGSSVLEVIQAFARTSKQEIPYEIVDRRPGDVAASYADPSLAREEIGWKAERGLEQMVEDMWRWQSTNPTGYPDKPALAVRDEEPVPSSGERKAPASDETDPQETTKL from the coding sequence ATGCGCATTTTGGTCACCGGCGGTGCCGGCTATATCGGATCCCACACGGTTCTCCTGTTGCTTGAAGAGGGGCACGAGGTTTACGTATACGACAACCTCAGCAATTCTTCGCCCGAGGCCCTTCGCAGGGTCGCCGAGTTGACCGGGAAAAATGCAGCCCTTCACGTAGGGGATTTGCTCGATGCGGATCGTCTTGAAGAAGTGTTCGAATCGGCTCGCCCGGAAGCCGTGATTCACTTTGCCGGGCTCAAAGCCGTGGGGGAGTCTGTGGCAAAGCCGCTCACTTACTACCGCAACAACGTGACCGGCACGCTCAACCTGCTGGAGATCATGGATGCCCACAATGTCCGCACGTTCGTGTTCAGTTCCTCCGCGACGGTTTATGGGGAAACGCAGGAGCTGCCAATCACCGAGACGACCGCACTTTCTGCCACCAACCCTTATGGGCGCACGAAGCTGCACATTGAGTTCATGCTAGATGATTTGGCGGCATCCGACCCGCGCTGGTCGATTGCGAAGCTCCGCTACTTCAATCCCGTCGGTTCCCACGAGTCGGGTCGCATCGGCGAAGACCCTCAAGGCACTCCCAACAACTTGATGCCTTTCATCGCCCAAGTTGCTGTCGGTGTGCGCGAAAAGATCAGCGTCTTCGGCAGTGATTACCCGACGCCGGATGGCACCGGAGTGCGTGACTACATTCACGTGGTCGATTTGGGTGCCGGCCATTTGGCTGCGCTTGAATACCTGCAAGACCACGGCGGGCTTCATGCCTGGAACCTTGGAACGGGACACGGGTCCTCAGTCTTGGAAGTAATCCAGGCATTCGCCCGGACGTCCAAGCAAGAGATTCCCTACGAGATTGTTGACCGTCGTCCCGGCGACGTCGCGGCAAGCTATGCAGACCCGAGCTTGGCACGCGAAGAAATCGGCTGGAAGGCTGAACGCGGCCTTGAACAAATGGTCGAAGACATGTGGCGTTGGCAATCAACCAACCCGACCGGATACCCGGACAAACCCGCATTGGCTGTCAGGGATGAAGAGCCTGTGCCTTCTTCCGGCGAGCGGAAAGCTCCGGCAAGCGATGAAACTGATCCTCAAGAAACCACTAAGCTGTAA
- a CDS encoding fumarylacetoacetate hydrolase family protein, whose translation MRIARFVVDGDPMYGVVEGDDVLVIAGDPFFQGIKPTGAKHKLEDVRLLAPIIPRSKVIGFGRTYADHAAELGNEVPAEPLMFLKPNTAVVGSGDPITLPSFSDEISYEGELAVVIGRICKDVPAEKAGDVIFGYTVANDLTARDAQRTDGQWARAKGWDGSCPLGPWIQTELDHDDTQLTTRLDGKVVQDGNTSEMVWGINDLVAYASQAFTLLPGDVILTGTPAGVGLVAEGQRVEIEIEGIGILSNPFRR comes from the coding sequence ATGCGTATTGCTCGTTTTGTAGTTGACGGTGACCCGATGTACGGAGTCGTTGAAGGTGATGACGTTCTTGTCATTGCCGGCGACCCCTTCTTCCAGGGCATCAAGCCCACCGGCGCCAAGCACAAGCTTGAAGATGTCCGCCTGTTGGCGCCGATCATTCCTCGTTCCAAAGTCATTGGCTTTGGACGCACCTATGCGGATCACGCAGCCGAACTCGGGAACGAGGTTCCTGCCGAACCGCTGATGTTTCTGAAGCCAAACACTGCGGTGGTCGGTTCCGGCGACCCGATCACATTGCCAAGCTTCTCTGATGAGATTTCCTATGAAGGCGAACTTGCTGTTGTCATTGGAAGAATCTGCAAGGATGTTCCGGCTGAAAAGGCCGGCGATGTGATTTTCGGTTACACCGTTGCCAATGACCTCACCGCCCGCGATGCACAGCGCACCGACGGCCAGTGGGCTCGTGCCAAGGGCTGGGATGGTTCCTGCCCGCTGGGTCCTTGGATCCAGACTGAGCTGGACCATGACGACACCCAGTTGACCACCCGCTTGGACGGAAAAGTAGTCCAGGACGGCAACACCTCCGAAATGGTGTGGGGCATCAACGACCTGGTTGCCTATGCTTCGCAGGCCTTCACGCTGCTTCCCGGCGATGTGATTCTCACGGGTACGCCGGCAGGCGTCGGCCTTGTGGCCGAAGGGCAGCGTGTGGAAATTGAAATTGAGGGAATTGGAATCCTCAGCAATCCTTTCCGTCGCTAA
- the gltX gene encoding glutamate--tRNA ligase, with translation MTDVALIPTVTDETPVRVRFCPSPTGTPHVGLIRTALFNWAYARHTGGKMIFRIEDTDAKRDSEESYNQLLDALDWLGITWDEGVNVGGPHEPYRQSQRGDIYQDVIAKLRAGGHLYESFSTPEEVEARHKAAGRDPKLGYDGFDRELSEEQVAAYRAEGREPVLRVRMPDEDITFTDLVRGEITFKPGTVPDFVVVRANGQPLYTLVNPVDDALMGITHVLRGEDLLSSTPRQIALYRALIDVKVAQYMPLFGHLPYVMGQGNKKLSKRDPESSLFLHRDRGFIPEGLLNYLSLLGWSLSADEDIFTREQLIEAFDVHDVLSNPARFDIKKAEAINGTHVRMLEPEDFRDRLIPYLQANELVGDELTERQQEILAEAAPLVQERITLLGEAPEMLEFLFRGDSEIVPAADALKGLPENTAEILDAGVAALEAASDWTAESIQEALKVALVEGLGIKPRHAFGPIRTAVSGKRISPPLFESMVILGKESSLARVRAFRATR, from the coding sequence ATGACTGATGTAGCCCTCATTCCCACTGTGACCGATGAAACTCCCGTCCGCGTACGCTTCTGCCCGTCCCCGACCGGCACCCCGCACGTTGGCCTAATCCGCACCGCCCTGTTCAACTGGGCATATGCGCGCCACACCGGCGGCAAGATGATCTTCCGCATCGAAGACACAGATGCCAAGCGTGACTCCGAAGAAAGCTACAACCAGTTGCTTGACGCACTAGACTGGCTCGGCATCACCTGGGACGAAGGGGTAAACGTTGGCGGCCCGCACGAGCCGTACCGCCAGTCCCAGCGTGGAGACATCTACCAGGACGTCATCGCAAAACTGCGCGCCGGCGGCCACCTCTATGAATCCTTCTCCACCCCGGAAGAAGTGGAAGCCCGCCACAAGGCAGCCGGCCGCGACCCGAAGCTGGGTTACGACGGCTTCGACCGCGAACTGTCCGAAGAGCAGGTCGCCGCGTACCGCGCCGAGGGCCGCGAGCCGGTGTTGCGTGTCCGCATGCCGGATGAAGACATCACCTTCACCGACCTTGTGCGTGGCGAAATCACGTTCAAGCCGGGAACCGTTCCCGACTTCGTGGTTGTTCGCGCCAACGGCCAGCCGCTGTACACCTTGGTCAATCCGGTCGACGACGCGCTGATGGGGATCACCCATGTTCTTCGTGGCGAAGACCTGCTTTCCTCCACCCCGCGCCAGATCGCACTTTACCGGGCCCTGATCGACGTAAAGGTGGCCCAGTACATGCCGCTCTTCGGTCACCTTCCGTACGTCATGGGCCAGGGAAACAAGAAGCTCTCCAAGCGCGATCCGGAATCAAGCCTCTTCCTGCACCGCGACCGCGGATTCATCCCCGAGGGCCTGCTCAACTACCTCTCGTTGCTGGGCTGGTCCCTGAGTGCCGACGAGGACATCTTCACTCGTGAGCAGCTCATCGAGGCATTCGACGTACATGATGTGCTGTCCAACCCTGCGCGCTTCGACATCAAGAAGGCCGAAGCCATCAACGGCACGCACGTGCGCATGCTGGAACCCGAAGACTTCCGCGACCGCCTGATTCCATACTTGCAGGCCAATGAGCTGGTCGGCGACGAATTGACCGAACGCCAGCAGGAAATCCTCGCCGAGGCCGCGCCACTTGTCCAGGAGCGCATCACCCTGTTGGGTGAAGCCCCCGAGATGCTGGAGTTCCTCTTCCGCGGAGATTCGGAAATCGTTCCGGCCGCGGATGCTTTGAAGGGACTTCCGGAAAACACCGCCGAAATCCTTGACGCAGGCGTTGCCGCACTCGAGGCTGCATCTGATTGGACCGCAGAGTCCATCCAGGAAGCGCTGAAGGTGGCCCTGGTGGAGGGGCTGGGCATCAAGCCACGTCACGCTTTCGGACCTATCCGCACCGCGGTGTCCGGTAAGCGCATTTCGCCGCCGCTCTTTGAATCCATGGTGATTCTTGGCAAGGAATCCTCGCTCGCCCGCGTGCGTGCCTTCCGAGCCACCCGGTAG
- a CDS encoding HAD family hydrolase, whose amino-acid sequence MDNATNALSSLGGITSVARVEGVLFDIDDTLVDLKSAAIKGFHLLTAEDFENVPMDERHRIARDYADDGAGAYERYMSGELTFLGQRVERIKRAYGLAGLDAPPAEALGGWCASYERAARSVWAPFPDVHRCLDELDAMGIPYGAVSNNVESYQREKLGAAGLERISILVGSDTAGAPKPDPRPFHVGCRLLGTSIGTTLYVGDNPINDVQGARDAGLIAILLNRAPDHKNDSGKCIENLASLPRLIAGNTRFLGAPGCE is encoded by the coding sequence GTGGACAACGCGACCAACGCCCTCAGCTCACTTGGCGGAATCACTTCCGTCGCCCGAGTTGAGGGCGTTCTTTTTGACATTGACGACACCCTGGTTGACCTGAAATCTGCCGCGATCAAGGGTTTCCATCTGCTGACCGCCGAGGACTTCGAGAACGTCCCCATGGATGAACGCCACCGCATTGCTCGCGACTACGCGGACGACGGCGCCGGTGCCTACGAACGCTACATGTCGGGCGAGCTTACATTTCTTGGGCAACGCGTTGAACGGATCAAGCGCGCCTATGGACTTGCGGGACTGGATGCCCCGCCGGCAGAAGCTCTGGGCGGGTGGTGTGCTTCGTACGAGCGCGCGGCGCGCAGCGTGTGGGCGCCATTCCCCGATGTCCACCGCTGCCTTGATGAGTTGGATGCGATGGGCATCCCCTATGGGGCGGTGAGCAACAATGTGGAAAGCTACCAGCGAGAAAAGCTCGGTGCCGCGGGCCTTGAGCGGATTTCCATTCTTGTCGGCTCCGATACTGCTGGTGCGCCGAAGCCGGATCCGCGTCCGTTTCACGTAGGTTGCCGGTTGCTTGGCACTTCAATCGGCACAACCCTTTACGTAGGGGACAACCCAATCAATGATGTGCAGGGGGCGCGCGACGCGGGACTGATTGCAATCCTGCTGAACCGTGCCCCAGATCACAAAAACGACTCGGGGAAATGCATCGAAAATCTGGCCTCGTTACCCCGCTTGATCGCCGGAAATACGCGGTTTTTGGGTGCGCCGGGGTGCGAGTAG
- a CDS encoding dynamin family protein, protein MEAIRLLSAVRDQLSGGLLPLEIAGAAVARENARTAVEQLDDYILPRYRSLDAPLLAVVGGSTGAGKSTLVNAIVGHPVTRAGAIRPTTRQPILLHHAEDMPWLETDRILPGLRRIIGTPVPAARMLPADQVGADPDPALIASIILLQDDAVPRGIAILDAPDVDSISDENRRLAGQLLAAADLWVFVTTANRYADAVPWKLLSEAAARNISISIVLDRVPAGVEAEVSADLQGMLQREGLGSARLFVVREFQLDELDMLPEAAVGDIKSWLGEIAASSESRAAIARQTLAGVMSQLANRTDAIAAAMGEQTASALRLETYVDEAFGQAEDGIQLAVQDGTLLRGEVLARWQDFVGTGEFFRSLESGIGRLRDRVGAFFTGKPQPVDRVEKAIESGLHAVVVDQAAKACETAEDRWRADPAGKALVEAGKFGSPSQDFSDKVAGQVRAWQLDLVDIIRAEGANKHMTARMVSFGINGVAVALMVVVFASTAGLTGLEVGIAGGSALVGQKLLEAIFGEDAVRRLTKRAMESLEQRCESLLELERARFLSWLEDVPEKQELENMNQHSAAIRRLAREQGA, encoded by the coding sequence GTGGAAGCCATCAGATTGCTCTCCGCCGTTCGAGACCAATTATCTGGTGGGCTGCTTCCCCTCGAGATCGCCGGTGCGGCTGTTGCACGGGAAAACGCGCGAACGGCAGTTGAGCAGCTGGATGACTACATCCTGCCGCGCTACCGAAGCCTGGACGCGCCGCTGCTGGCAGTGGTTGGCGGCTCCACCGGCGCAGGGAAATCAACATTGGTCAATGCAATCGTTGGCCATCCGGTAACGCGGGCCGGCGCCATCAGGCCGACCACCCGCCAGCCCATCCTTCTGCATCATGCGGAGGACATGCCGTGGCTTGAAACCGACCGCATACTTCCAGGGCTTCGCCGCATCATCGGAACTCCGGTCCCAGCAGCGCGCATGTTGCCCGCTGACCAAGTCGGTGCGGATCCGGATCCTGCCCTCATCGCTTCCATCATCCTGCTTCAGGACGATGCCGTGCCCCGTGGTATCGCCATCCTGGACGCCCCGGATGTGGACTCCATTTCCGACGAAAACCGTCGCCTTGCCGGACAGCTTCTGGCAGCGGCCGATCTCTGGGTGTTTGTTACCACGGCGAACCGCTATGCCGATGCCGTTCCCTGGAAGCTGCTTTCCGAGGCTGCTGCGCGAAACATCAGCATTTCAATTGTGTTGGATCGTGTGCCGGCCGGCGTGGAAGCCGAAGTTTCTGCAGACCTGCAGGGCATGCTCCAACGCGAGGGGTTGGGGTCCGCGCGACTTTTTGTGGTGCGCGAGTTCCAGCTCGACGAATTGGACATGTTGCCTGAAGCGGCCGTGGGTGACATCAAGTCATGGTTGGGGGAGATTGCCGCCAGCAGTGAATCCCGCGCAGCCATCGCCCGCCAAACGCTCGCCGGTGTCATGAGTCAGCTTGCCAACCGCACTGACGCAATTGCTGCTGCTATGGGCGAGCAAACCGCCAGCGCCCTGCGGCTTGAAACGTATGTCGACGAGGCATTTGGGCAGGCCGAAGACGGCATTCAACTGGCCGTGCAGGACGGCACTTTGTTGCGCGGGGAGGTTTTGGCCAGGTGGCAGGATTTCGTGGGAACGGGAGAATTCTTCCGGTCTCTCGAATCCGGGATCGGGCGGCTGCGCGACCGAGTAGGGGCATTTTTCACGGGAAAACCCCAGCCGGTCGACCGCGTCGAAAAAGCCATTGAAAGCGGCCTGCACGCAGTGGTGGTGGACCAAGCTGCAAAAGCCTGCGAAACCGCCGAAGACAGATGGAGGGCCGACCCCGCGGGCAAGGCGCTTGTCGAGGCAGGGAAGTTCGGAAGCCCGAGCCAGGATTTTTCGGACAAGGTTGCCGGTCAAGTCAGGGCCTGGCAACTTGACCTCGTGGATATCATCCGTGCGGAAGGCGCCAACAAGCACATGACCGCCCGTATGGTGTCATTTGGAATCAATGGCGTGGCAGTTGCCTTGATGGTTGTTGTTTTTGCTTCAACGGCTGGATTGACCGGCTTGGAAGTGGGAATTGCTGGCGGCTCTGCCCTTGTGGGACAGAAATTGCTTGAAGCCATCTTCGGCGAGGATGCGGTGAGGCGGTTGACCAAGAGGGCAATGGAAAGCCTTGAACAGCGTTGTGAATCCCTTTTGGAGCTGGAAAGAGCCAGATTCTTGTCCTGGCTTGAAGACGTCCCGGAAAAGCAGGAGCTCGAGAACATGAATCAGCATTCGGCAGCCATTCGCCGACTGGCCCGGGAGCAGGGTGCATGA
- a CDS encoding GTPase codes for MSRRRSESALSPLELRLQALQEATELGNERLGTQESAAAWAVLERAAARRTLSSEHTVVGFFGATGSGKSSLFNAVVGEELARVAATRPTTSQPLAGIWGAHGSDALLNWLEVNDRRFLHSPLRLAKQGVFGSEKEASGLILLDLPDFDSTVLANREIATKLAGQVDVLIWVLDPQKYADAAVHHDFIRPLSAHGAVTLVVLNQIDNLREAQRVPVMTSLRSILERDGLGNPRLLGVSAATGEGIEGLRQEIAKVVTARSAASNRLAADVATIAERLGDGHGVEELKTPPDKAKRELIQNLAVASGMDTVVDAVRTSYRLDARKKTGWPLTRWLSNFRPDPLRRLNLKSTDVNPKLNRTSLPAPGLAQRAQADSAVRAYAEGAGAGAPEPWKASIRRAARHHTHELPDRLDQAIANTDVKATKGAWWWPLVSVIQWMSLATALTGALWLAALAAVQYLQFSLPPAPRVEGIPVPTLMLILGILLGLVLGVLSGIAARVGSSGRARKARKALLGAMAAVAEEAVVDPVDAEINRHNQFIGALRRARG; via the coding sequence ATGAGCCGCCGCCGATCCGAATCCGCACTTAGCCCCCTTGAACTTCGGTTGCAGGCACTGCAGGAAGCAACGGAGCTGGGAAACGAACGGCTTGGAACACAGGAAAGTGCCGCGGCCTGGGCAGTCCTGGAACGCGCGGCGGCTCGCAGGACGCTGTCCTCCGAGCACACGGTTGTCGGCTTCTTTGGGGCGACCGGCAGCGGGAAATCTTCGCTCTTCAATGCGGTCGTTGGGGAAGAACTTGCCAGGGTCGCCGCAACCAGACCGACAACCAGCCAGCCGCTGGCCGGAATCTGGGGTGCCCATGGGTCGGACGCGTTGCTGAATTGGTTGGAGGTCAATGACCGTCGATTCCTGCACTCGCCATTGCGTCTGGCCAAGCAGGGGGTCTTTGGATCCGAAAAGGAAGCCAGCGGTCTCATACTTTTGGACCTGCCGGACTTTGATTCCACGGTCCTGGCCAACCGGGAAATAGCAACAAAATTGGCAGGTCAAGTAGATGTCCTGATCTGGGTGCTTGATCCGCAAAAATATGCGGACGCCGCGGTGCATCACGACTTCATCAGGCCGTTGTCCGCACACGGTGCCGTGACCCTTGTTGTACTCAACCAAATCGATAATCTGCGCGAGGCACAACGGGTCCCGGTCATGACGTCTCTGCGTTCCATACTGGAACGCGACGGACTCGGGAATCCTAGACTTCTCGGCGTCTCGGCGGCGACCGGGGAAGGGATCGAAGGACTTCGCCAGGAAATAGCCAAGGTAGTCACCGCACGAAGTGCTGCATCAAACAGGCTGGCTGCCGATGTTGCAACAATTGCCGAACGACTGGGTGATGGCCACGGCGTGGAGGAACTCAAAACACCGCCCGACAAAGCAAAACGTGAGCTGATACAGAACTTGGCGGTCGCATCCGGCATGGACACCGTGGTCGACGCAGTCCGCACTTCATACCGCCTCGATGCCCGTAAGAAAACGGGATGGCCGCTGACAAGGTGGCTGTCCAATTTCCGCCCGGATCCATTGCGTCGGCTGAACCTGAAAAGCACCGATGTAAATCCCAAGCTCAATCGAACGTCCCTTCCTGCCCCGGGGTTGGCGCAACGCGCGCAAGCCGACTCTGCCGTGCGGGCCTATGCCGAAGGCGCGGGCGCCGGTGCCCCGGAGCCCTGGAAGGCATCCATCCGCCGCGCGGCGCGCCACCATACGCATGAACTACCCGATCGTCTGGATCAAGCCATCGCGAACACCGACGTGAAAGCCACAAAAGGTGCATGGTGGTGGCCGCTCGTATCGGTGATCCAATGGATGTCCCTCGCAACGGCACTTACCGGCGCGCTTTGGCTGGCGGCACTTGCTGCGGTGCAATATCTGCAGTTCAGCCTCCCGCCCGCTCCCAGGGTGGAAGGCATCCCCGTACCAACGTTGATGCTAATCTTGGGAATTCTGCTTGGTCTGGTCCTGGGCGTCCTGAGCGGTATCGCCGCCCGGGTCGGCAGCAGCGGACGCGCCCGCAAAGCCAGGAAGGCCTTGCTGGGCGCGATGGCTGCCGTGGCGGAAGAAGCCGTTGTCGACCCCGTCGACGCAGAAATCAATCGACACAATCAATTCATTGGAGCTCTTCGACGTGCCAGAGGCTGA